One candidate division WOR-3 bacterium DNA segment encodes these proteins:
- a CDS encoding biopolymer transporter ExbD has protein sequence MRIEKEKKVEARIPTASMSDIAFLLIIFFMVTTVFRQERGLDITLPGSNLALKLEQRRIHHIYLGWSSRNPNERVPIVSINDQIFPMDQVDGVLRQKLEEYRASTTGTDEEWKQFVFSLQIERDMPYVFVDSLLQEARQGGRNVVQAIQINYGAREAQKGG, from the coding sequence ATGAGGATAGAAAAAGAGAAAAAAGTAGAAGCGAGAATACCGACAGCTTCAATGTCGGACATCGCTTTCCTGCTCATTATATTTTTTATGGTGACGACTGTTTTCAGGCAGGAAAGAGGTCTCGACATAACTCTTCCGGGCTCCAATCTCGCTCTGAAACTTGAGCAGAGAAGAATCCATCACATTTATCTGGGTTGGTCATCGAGAAACCCTAACGAAAGAGTGCCGATCGTATCAATAAACGACCAGATTTTTCCCATGGATCAGGTTGACGGCGTCCTAAGACAGAAACTGGAAGAATACAGAGCGAGTACAACAGGCACCGACGAAGAATGGAAGCAGTTTGTTTTCAGCCTGCAGATAGAGAGGGACATGCCTTACGTTTTTGTGGACTCTTTGTTGCAGGAAGCGAGACAGGGCGGAAGGAACGTCGTTCAGGCCATACAGATAAATTACGGAGCGAGAGAAGCTCAAAAAGGGGGATGA
- a CDS encoding biopolymer transporter ExbD has product MAFRQKVTRAAEIPTSSMSDIAFLLLVFFLVTTHFQRDTGIVTKLPPSGETQEAQENIVLSIVVPEDTFAAGDSVKVGGVKVPFSELQQAVYESVSVSIESRKMKAPLIFVEKGVTYERMLEVYEEVMKAADKLDTEHPELPEADWFNKQTVAALISVQLRPITGW; this is encoded by the coding sequence ATGGCTTTCAGGCAGAAAGTAACGCGAGCGGCCGAAATACCAACTTCTTCCATGTCCGACATTGCCTTTCTGCTTTTGGTGTTTTTTCTGGTGACGACACATTTTCAGAGAGACACCGGCATAGTGACGAAACTGCCACCGAGCGGGGAGACCCAGGAAGCGCAGGAAAACATAGTGCTGAGCATAGTCGTGCCTGAAGACACTTTTGCTGCAGGAGACAGCGTCAAAGTCGGCGGAGTCAAGGTGCCTTTTTCGGAACTTCAACAGGCTGTTTACGAATCAGTTTCAGTTTCAATAGAGTCGAGAAAAATGAAAGCCCCTCTTATTTTTGTCGAAAAAGGTGTGACTTATGAGCGGATGCTCGAAGTTTACGAAGAAGTGATGAAAGCCGCAGACAAACTTGACACGGAACACCCTGAACTGCCGGAAGCGGACTGGTTCAACAAACAGACGGTTGCGGCCCTGATTAGTGTTCAACTCAGACCTATAACAGGCTGGTAG
- a CDS encoding energy transducer TonB produces the protein MNQRRMDTSVPMRTGIILALVFHLLALVAIPEPDIPEYKPAERKESENIQQEVNLQVDFQTIEEIQQQIQQPQDILQEIQQSGEIILSTEGDTLIGGTASDVFEVDTTELLPDDNGDVSSEYVSVYETPPRPIHIQEPVYPSAALNQNLEGTVVLLLYVDINGSVTRAEVINSNNPLFNDAAIAAGLKCTFKPAESAGRPIRVKLVFPVNFKLSN, from the coding sequence ATGAATCAAAGGCGCATGGACACGTCTGTCCCCATGAGGACAGGTATAATACTCGCCCTGGTTTTCCATCTTCTTGCGCTCGTCGCTATTCCGGAGCCTGACATCCCGGAATACAAACCCGCCGAGAGGAAAGAATCCGAAAACATCCAGCAGGAAGTCAATCTCCAGGTCGATTTCCAGACAATAGAGGAGATACAGCAACAAATACAGCAGCCCCAGGACATTCTGCAGGAAATTCAGCAGAGCGGAGAAATAATACTTTCGACGGAGGGAGACACGCTTATAGGCGGAACTGCTTCAGACGTCTTCGAAGTAGACACAACAGAACTGTTGCCGGATGACAATGGAGATGTATCCTCGGAATACGTAAGCGTATATGAAACTCCCCCGAGACCGATTCACATACAGGAACCGGTTTATCCTTCGGCGGCTCTCAATCAGAACCTTGAAGGAACGGTTGTTCTCCTTCTGTATGTCGACATAAACGGATCCGTAACGAGAGCCGAAGTCATAAATTCGAACAATCCCCTTTTCAACGACGCTGCCATAGCAGCGGGTCTTAAATGCACTTTCAAACCGGCCGAAAGCGCCGGCAGACCTATTAGAGTAAAATTGGTTTTTCCCGTTAACTTTAAGTTAAGTAATTAA
- a CDS encoding MotA/TolQ/ExbB proton channel family protein, protein MGVIQFYREGGWAMHLLLVCALVGLFFMIERIIYLFFKTRPDPIDYVEKLSRDIKSKKGKEGIESALRKSKSDSFPIARISTSMLEKAPYGKDEMEEARDTEALKSLSFLDRGMLVLAAVANIAPLIGFLGTVVGMMMAFESIAKAGTVEPTIVADGIRVALITTAAGLMIAFPVSAFHVWFSSRINTVTRKYEEATSILIESVLEQEIEG, encoded by the coding sequence ATGGGAGTGATTCAGTTTTACAGAGAAGGCGGCTGGGCGATGCACCTTTTACTCGTGTGTGCACTGGTAGGTCTTTTTTTCATGATAGAAAGAATAATATATCTTTTTTTCAAGACGCGACCGGATCCGATTGATTACGTCGAAAAACTCTCCAGGGACATAAAATCGAAAAAGGGAAAAGAGGGAATAGAATCTGCCCTGAGAAAATCCAAATCCGACTCGTTCCCCATTGCGAGAATATCTACATCAATGCTCGAAAAAGCTCCTTACGGAAAAGACGAAATGGAAGAGGCGAGAGACACCGAAGCGCTGAAATCTCTGTCCTTTCTCGACAGGGGCATGCTGGTCCTCGCCGCTGTCGCAAACATAGCTCCTCTTATTGGTTTCCTCGGAACGGTCGTCGGTATGATGATGGCGTTCGAATCAATAGCAAAAGCAGGAACAGTTGAACCGACGATAGTCGCAGACGGTATCAGGGTGGCTCTTATTACGACCGCCGCGGGACTGATGATAGCTTTCCCTGTCAGCGCTTTTCACGTCTGGTTCAGCTCCAGGATAAATACCGTCACGAGAAAATACGAGGAAGCTACGTCGATATTGATCGAATCGGTGTTAGAGCAGGAAATAGAGGGATGA